Proteins encoded in a region of the Gemmatimonadales bacterium genome:
- a CDS encoding metal-sensitive transcriptional regulator, with protein sequence MRHASHQAQLQRLRRIEGQVRGIVGMVEEDRYCVDILTQLRAVHAALRKVEEQILRQHVDHCVVGAVKSGRKDDQRAKLDELMAVISRFST encoded by the coding sequence ATGCGACACGCGAGCCACCAGGCGCAGCTCCAGCGCCTCCGCCGCATCGAGGGCCAGGTGCGGGGCATCGTCGGGATGGTGGAGGAAGACCGCTACTGCGTGGATATCCTCACCCAGCTGCGCGCCGTCCACGCCGCCCTGCGCAAGGTCGAGGAGCAGATCCTGCGCCAGCACGTAGACCACTGTGTGGTGGGCGCGGTCAAGTCCGGCCGCAAGGATGACCAGCGAGCCAAACTCGACGAGCTGATGGCCGTCATCAGCCGCTTTTCGACGTGA